Proteins co-encoded in one Gossypium arboreum isolate Shixiya-1 chromosome 11, ASM2569848v2, whole genome shotgun sequence genomic window:
- the LOC108472918 gene encoding E3 ubiquitin-protein ligase hel2-like produces MDDSCVVCADNLEWVAYGACGHRDVCSTCVARLRFICNDLRCCICKTESNVIFVTKALGDYTRMINDFSVLPTEVREGRVGSYWYHEDTQAFFDDVAHYRMIKAMCRLSCIVCDKIEEQSNAGIKRRGKFRNIEQLKGHLFHQHRLVMCSLCLEGRKVFICEQKLYTRAQLNQHINTGDSEVDGTESERGGFRGHPMCEFCKSPFYGDTELYSHMSTEHYTCHICQRQHPGQYEYHKNYNDLEIHFRRDHYLCEDETCLAKKFIVFQSEAELKRHNTIEHGGRMSHAQRSAALQIPTSSRYRRRNDDTRRGRERTSRYEPSDNDHRLSMAIEASLETASDPPASSFTQADSDCGDINDIYPLVQPFELLSATVCESSSGYLQALGGGSRGAPLQGTSFPPLSTPASSSQQTPKHSSDGLPINTMAAHLRRQKNASTNVLSSAQEWPKTRHRLLQAASRSSQVAPTTNVAAATALGNNNGFPQLSSASSTHAHIQVQFQPTTADILKASGSPMSGGSTSRINHSSSARNLADGGFSGPSLFDFLPVSAAQRHKV; encoded by the exons ATGGATGATAGCTGCGTGGTTTGTGCTGACAATTTGGAATGGGTTGCCTACGGCGCGTGTGGTCACCGAGACGTGTGCTCCACGTGTGTTGCTCGTCTCCGCTTCATCTGCAACGATCTTCGTTGCTGCATCTGCAAGACTGAGTCCAACGTCATCTTTGTCACTAAG GCTCTAGGGGATTACACGAGGATGATCAATGATTTCTCTGTATTGCCAACTGAAGTAAGGGAAGGCCGGGTGGGTTCATACTGGTACCATGAGGATACACAAGCattttttgatgatgttgctCACTACAGGATGATCAAGGCAATGTGTAGGCTTTCTTGCATTGTATGTGACAAAATAGAAGAGCAATCCAATGCTGGGATCAAGCGGAGGGGAAAATTTAGGAACATTGAACAGTTAAAAGGCCATTTGTTTCATCAGCACAGATTGGTTATGTGCAGCCTGTGTTTGGAAGGTCGGAAG GTATTTATCTGTGAACAAAAGCTATATACTAGGGCACAGTTAAATCAACATATAAACACAGGTGACTCAGAGGTGGATGGAACTGAGAGTGAGAGAGGTGGCTTCCGGGGGCATCCCATGTGTGAATTCTGCAAGTCTCCATTTTATGGTGATACAGAGTTATACTCACACATGTCCACAGAGCACTATACATGTCATATCTGCCAAAG ACAGCATCCTGGACAATATGAATATCACAAGAACTATAACGACCTTGAG ATTCATTTTCGCCGAGATCATTACCTATGTGAGGATGAGACATGCCTTGCCAAAAAATTTATTGTCTTTCAGTCTGAAGCTGAACTAAAG AGGCATAATACCATTGAACATGGAGGTCGCATGTCTCATGCACAGCGCAGTGCTGCTTTACAA ATACCAACAAGCTCTCGATATCGTCGAAGAAATGATGATACTCGTCGTGGAAGGGAGAGAACATCTCGGTATGAGCCATCTGATAATGACCATCGACTTTCAATGGCCATTGAGGCAAGTTTGGAGACGGCCAGTGATCCACCAGCATCATCTTTTACACAGGCGGACTCTGATTGTGGAGACATAAATGATATTTATCCACTTGTCCAGCCTTTTGAATTGTTATCTGCTACAGTTTGTGAATCATCTTCTGGATACCTTCAAGCATTAGGGGGAGGTTCTAGGGGTGCACCTTTGCAAGGAACATCTTTTCCTCCTCTCTCCACGCCTGCCAGTTCCAGTCAACAAACACCTAAACATAGCTCAGATGGCTTGCCTATTAACACTATGGCAGCGCATCTAAGGCGCCAGAAGAATGCGAGTACAAATGTTTTGAGTTCAGCCCAAGAATGGCCAAAAACAAGACACAGGCTTCTACAAGCAGCAAGCAGATCAAGTCAGGTTGCACCAACAACAAATGTTGCAGCTGCAACGGCACTTGGAAATAATAATGGGTTTCCGCAGTTAAGCTCTGCAAGTTCAACTCATGCACATATTCAGGTTCAGTTTCAGCCCACTACAGCAGATATATTAAAAGCATCTGGTTCTCCAATGAGTGGAGGCAGCACAAGTAGGATTAACCACTCTTCATCAGCTCGAAATCTTGCTGATGGCGGATTTTCTGGACCTTCCCTTTTTGATTTTCTTCCAGTTTCTGCAGCACAAAGGCATAaggtgtaa